The Acinonyx jubatus isolate Ajub_Pintada_27869175 chromosome B3, VMU_Ajub_asm_v1.0, whole genome shotgun sequence genomic interval TGTAGAGAGTAattttacagcaaaaaaaaaatgggaagcagTGGGCTAGGCACATGAAACCCACTGGTCTTTGATGCACTCATCCGGAAGCAGTGACCTGGTAGGTTGAATGACCTCCTGAGGATTCCTTTTAGCACACTCCGAAAAgatgggactccatctcacaggTTGTGACGTTATCTCAATTATGGTCATAGTACGGTTACTTATATGGAGTGCTGTTTTTCCCAAAGCCAGAATATGGGAGTTCGTGAGTCAAAGGGTGGTCAAGGAACTGGCTCCTCTAGCTACTATTCCCAGGAACTAAGTGGTTTCTTGGAGGCACCTCTTGGTACTTCCATTCCAGTTGTGAAAGGTTATCAGAAAACAATGTCAACCCCAAACTGGCAGGAAACTGCTGAGAATTCAGATCCTTTGGGTATGTTTGGATCCTACTACTAGATGAAAACCTCCAACCAGCCAAGGTCCCGGTTAATGGGAAATAAAACAGGGAATAGGtaatggaagaagaaatttagaaaaatcatGCCTGAAAGTTGCTAACAGAGTAGGTCTTAAATGCTCCCAtcacaacaacagcaaaaatggcAATTAGGTGAGGtgaaggatgtgttaactaacctgacCATTTTGTAGTATACACATGTGTCAAGCCATCACATTGTACAATTTACACTTACACCAGGCTCCATGTCAGTTATATCCcaataaaactggggggaaatATCGATTATgccctcaacaaaataccagcaaacagaattcaacaacACTTTAAAGGGTTTGTAAACtgtgaccaagtgggatttattcctggatgcAAGAGAAGTTCCTCATAAAAAGGCCATCAGTGTAATACATCATGTTAccagaatgaaggggaaaaaaccctgCATGATCATCTCACTTGATGCAAAAAGAAttacttgacaaaattcaatgtccacccatgataaaaacactcaaccaACCAGAAATACAGGAAGCTAAATACAATAGAAGTGATATGGGAACAGCCCACAGGgaacatcatactcagtgatgAGAgactgaaagtttttcctctaagatcaggaagaaggcaACAATGCATGCTTTCGCCACTTCTATTCATAACTGGAAGTTCTTGCCAGAGCAattgggcaagaaaaaaaaaggcattctaattggacaggaagaaataaaattatctttgttctCAGATGACAGACATATACATGGATATATTAAGTgcagaaaaccttaaagatttcattaaaaaaaactgttagagaTAATATGTTCAGAAAGctacaggatacaaaaatcaacacacaaaaattgattgcatttctatacactaacaatggcCAACTATCCAAAAGGAAACTAAGAACACAATTTGCaatagcatcagaaagaataaaatactaggaaTGAACCTCACCAAGGAGGTGGATGACTTGTACAATGAagactacaaaacattgctgaaagaagacacagagataaTGGAAGAAGGTCCCATGGTCACGAACTGGAAGATTGAAGGCTATAAAggtgtctataccacccaaagcaatctacaaagtgaaggcaatttctatcaaaatctcaatggcATGTTCTGCGGAAAGagaaaaacccatcctaaaatatgtatggaatctcaagggatcCCAAGTAGACAAACCAATGTTGAAAAGGGACAACAGATCTGGAAgacacacttcctgatttcaaaaccccccctttttttaaagaaagcacatGTTTGCAACCAGTTTTCTCAGCCTGCTTCCTTCCAGTAAAATTGTGCAGCCTGGGGGTGTGGGTGTCCAAagtctcttttcattttgaatggCTCTGTCCTTTTTTAGTCTAAACAGGTCGTGTTTGGACTGATATACTTTTTCTCAAAAACTTTGTGGATCTCCTGTGATTTGGGGTTAACTCTGTAATAGAAAAGATACGTGCACAAATCTGTTTGGGGACTGGGCTCGCTCCGTTAGCGAGAAGGTGCACCCACAAAGCTCTTTGAGGTGAACCTGCTCTACGCTGGGCTCCTCCTGAGATGGCTGAGGGGCACTGCTGAGGTTTCCCAGAGGCCCTGTCTTTGGGAGAGAGGATTTGTGGGGTACATCTTCATCTTTCTAACAGGCCCGTCATGTGACTGAACAGTACTCTGAGTTGTCACCTTTGATCTTTCTGAGGTCTTGACAAAGGGCTTCACGTACTCACACCCttggcttcatttttatttaaaatatttgtttaatgtttatttttgagagacagagacagagcgtgagtgggggaggggcagagagagagggagacacagaatctgaagcgggctccgggctccaagctgtcggcacagagcctgacgtggggctcgaatccacgaaccgtgagatcatgacctgaaccgaagttggacgcctaaccgactgagccatccaggcgcccctggcttcaTCTGAGACCAATTCTCCCGGATTTGATGTTCCCCGGGaagtcatttcttaattttagcatCTTTTGTCCTTTGGAGAAACTGCGAATTTTGACAACTATCAGGTACCGGTTCCTTTTAGTTTCCCAAGTGCCCTCAGCCTGTCTCTCTGCTCAAATGAAACCATAAGGCACAGGAAGAGGCCAGGCGGCTTCTTCTGCACTCGGCCTGGAAATCTACCCATCAGCTCCTGGATTGCAGCGGGTACACTGCTCCCCACACAACTGCAGATGACAAGGTGGCCACACTTCTGCCATTATGTCACAAGACCCCTGTTCCTCACTTCCTGTGCGCCCTCACTGGCAGCGTCCTCAAAGCCCAGCTTTCCACTAAAGGCCTGTCCAGGATGCCTCAGTGCTTACCTAACACTCCTCAGAATCCCACCTGGCTCTGCCCACGGCCTGGTTCAGATATTTGTACGTCGGCACCCTAGTCCAGGCACCAAACAGTTGTAGTAGTTGTCCGTGGCTGCATGACAAATTACCTTAAAACTTACTGGCGTAAAACAATACACACTCACCATCTCACAGTGTCTGTGGGTCAGGAGCCTCTGCAGCTCAGCTGGGGCTCCGCTCAGACTCCCTCACGGGCTGTGGGGAGGGCTTGGCGGGGGCTGCTCTCATCTCAGGGCTCATCTGGGAAAGGGTCCCCCCTCCCAAGCTCACTTAGGAGCTGTGGGCAGGTCTCAGGTCCTCAATAGCTGCCGGTTGGGACAgtagttccttgccacatggctGTCTCCACCAGGCTAGTCCCAACACGGCAGCTTGCCTTTCCAGAACAAGGGCTCTGAAGGAGGCCGAGCAGGGCAGAGGTCAGTGGTTTGGAAtttaatctcagaagtgacattcCCATCACTGTTGTCCTGTTGTATTCCCAGAAGACAGTCACTAGGTCCTGCCCCCCCTCAAGGGGAGGCAGTCACACATGCGTACCAGGAGGTGGGGTCATTGGAGGCATCCCGGAGGCTGCCCACCCCAGAGACAGAGTAAAACCTCCAagaaccaagaagaaatggacagattacACAATTTTAAAAGCCGATGAAAAGAACAGGCATTTCACTGGAGAAGAAATCGAATGTCATTTGAAACCCTCCCAGAGAATTCTCAGCATCACCAGCGATCTGAACGATACAGACGAACCCACAACACACGGGCCAGAAAGGAGGCTGCAGGTGCTCTGAGCTGCAGGGCATTTACGGGCATCGGATGCCGGAGGGCATGGGAATGTCACAGCCACTTGGGAAACCAGTTTCACGTGCCCCAGTTATGCTGAGCACGCACGtggcccccagcccagggcccagctgTGAATGACCTGAGATGGTAACACCATTTGCAGGCTGGTGAGTTAGGCTGCCCGTTTCaggtaccccccccccgccccgcccccaccaggcAGTGCCTCCATGGACCACGGCACCCAGACCTGACAAGCAGTCATATCTGCTGCTTCAAGTTCACTCTAGTTAGGCTGCACTTGACTCCAGAGGGACTCCAGGCAACTGTGTGTGACATATGGAAGTTAGACACGTgaaatggaggaagagaaagaaaatcggGTGTGTCGGTCTTGAATTTTACACGTATTTGCGTGCGCACTTGCGTGCGCAGAGAACGGCTTCAAACATATTCCTGAGGTCCTAGGAGCCGATCGTGTGGGCCTGAGTATTTGTTATGTTCACCGGTCAGCAAGGAACACCCTGGGCTCTGAGCCAAAATGTAGATCTGAGTGGAAGGGTCTGAGGAGGTCCTAGGAATCTAAACGAAGAAATGgctatttgtgaattttttcctGGATTGAATGTATCTTCCAGAGGCACAGGGATCCAGGGACACAAGACCTCCCAGGAGGCCTCAGTGCAAGCAGGTGGTGAGTCAGAAAGACAGGGCTGGTGGGAAGCAGGGGCAGGCAGGCCCAGGGGGTCACTCAGCTTGCAGTCCTCGGGGGCCCTGCTTTCATGGCTGGGGACAGGACACTGTTCACGCCCTGCGTGCTTTCTCTGCACAGCCCAACATCCACTCCAGTAACAGTCTTGGGTTTTTGCCTCTGTTcgggcagaggaaggggcagcTTTGGACGAAGACACCTGAGACTAGGAAGGTATTCCCCCACCCTTCACCACTCTGCAGgaccccctcccttcctccctgtgtTTGAAATGTCCTGGAGGGGGATGTGGGTAACTCAGCCAGGAGGAATGACCCCAGAACACAGAGGGTCAGAGGAGAGAGTAAATAGGTTGGACTTCAAGGCTTCACAAGTAAGTGCCCAACACCTCCCTCCCCCGCGGcccagggacagaggaagagacaaaagACAGGTGTCACCCGGCCTAGCCCGCTCCCCTGGTGAACGGGCTGTCAGGCACTGACAGGCTCTAACATACTTAcactttttctgttaaaataaaatccatcctTCTGTTCACCCaacacatataatataaataaagctCCCAGAGCCTGTGTAACCATCACTGTGTAGCTAACTTCCCTGTAACAAAATGAACTTTTTCAGACCCCTGGCATAGTTTTGAGCattcttgtttatttaattttgtttttcttgttactTTCTCTTAGAAGGACGTTTAAGTGGTAGGGCTAGGCTCCTCAATTTGAAAAATGTGTTCACATGAAAATAAAGCGCACCCAACTCATGTAACTCTTCAAATTACATAAACCATAATGGTTTTAAATGGGTGCAAGAAAACTTTTCTTGCCTCGCTATGTGAAAACTATGCGAGAAGACTCAAACACGGTTTGCTTCTCCTGGAGTCCCCGTGTCACTGCAAACCATGCagagacaaaaacacacctacGCTGGCAACAAGAAACACATACCAGATGCCGCCATTTTCCCTCTGGCTCCTAACGTGCTTCCTGGGAAACAGCCTAGGAGCAGAGACCGTGCGTGCAAACTGTAGAAACTGTAGCTTTAAGTATTAGAGAGACAGATATTTAGAACTATCACCTTTTAAAATCGCTTCATTTTCACTCGCTGTGCAGATTCAACATCGACTAGATGTCAATTACAGAGCGGAAGGCAGGCTGAGCTGTGTGTGAGCAGTTCCGTGCTCCCCTCCCAGGGTATACAATATCCCTTTCAAACCAACGCTGTGTATGTCATACCTATATTTAGAAATacacagagaggaaaatattACTGCTGCAATGCAAGGCTGCGGATGAGAGGGAAACACATGAAAACCTCACAGAATCCAAGGCTTGAAGTCTTCAGTTCATGTTCCTCAATCAATTTCAAAGGTCTGGTGCATTCGAAGGCATTCATtatcaaaagggggaaaaaagagaatcctGTAACAAATCCCATGTGAAGAAAAGGCTGGGAGTCTCCATCCAGGAAAACAATACGAATTTTGGGTTTTCTAGAGCCCTGTAAGACGTAAACAAAGTGGCCAAGTTTTCAGGCCAACAGTCCAAAGCGCTGGTTTGAGTTCGGACACAGAAGCCATCATCACTTGTCTTGGGCCggaaaactttctttaaaaaggcagggaaggaggactgAGCTTCAGAAATCAGAAACGCGCCGAACACACTAAAAAGTCACCTTTGCGCCTCAGCCAATGAATCTTTCCGAGGGCCACGTGTCCTGGGCATGGGTGGGGAGGGCCGGGGCCCGCTCCTCGGGCGGGGCCAGGGCCTCCACCTCGCGCACCACCTGCGTGAACACCTGGTCCACCATCAGTTTGCTCTTGGCCGTGACCTCCAGGAACGGGCACCGCCACTCGCGGGCCAGCGCGCGGCCCCGTGCCGTCAGCACCTGGCGCTCGGCGTCCAGGTCGGCCTTGGTGCCCACGAGCACGAGCGGCACGGCCTTGGGCCCCCGCAGCCGGCCCATGCGCTCCCGCAGCGGCCGCACCGCCTCGAACGAGGCCTCGCTGCACACGCTGTAGAGCACCACGAAGCCGTCGCTGTTCTTGATGTACAGGTCCTTGAGGGTGACCAGGTGCTCGGCGCCCACGGTGTCCACGATCTCCAGCAGGGCGGGCGCCGCGTTCACCTCGATCACCTTGCTGAAGAGCTCCTCCACCGACGGCTCGCACTGCTCCGGGAAGCTGCCGCAGGCGAACTGCGTGGCCAGCGCCGTCTTGCCCACGGCCACGCTCCCGAGCAGCACCACCCGGTAGCCCTTGGCGGGTCGCGGCCCCAGGCCTGCCATGGCCGAGACGCGGCTGGCGGGGCGCACGGCCGGAGGACGGCGAGGAATGGCGCgcggaggcgggggcggggagagggggcagggaaggaggggagaggaggggcgggaggggaggggcggggcgggggccggggcgggaCGCGGAGGCGAGGAAGGGGCCCGGGGGGCGGGCGCGCGGAGGCCGGCTGCGACCCTGCGGAGAAGAACTCCCCCAGGCCAGACGGGGGTCCCGGGAGTCCGGGCCCCGCGCGCCTCTCGCCCCGCTCCCTACCCCACTGTCTGGCCCGCCTCCGGCCCGGGGCGATCCGGCGCCGCCCTACCCACCAGCTCCACGTCCCAaacctctccttcccctccccccgcccccccttcgaCCTTGCTCACGGCGGGTCCCCAGGCTTCTAGGCCCTGCTCGGCCTCCCTCCCATTCCCCACCTGACGACGAGCTGGGGCCTCTCCGACAgtccctgccctctgctccccctTTCCCAGAAGAGCCCCTTCTGTCCTCGGGACTAGAAGGTAACCTGATCCCTTCCATGTCTACCCGGGAAACGCAGGATTTCTCCACCATTTCAGAGCCAGCCCCGTGGCCGGAAGCCAGGCTGGCCTCGTTCTAGGTCAGGCCTGGCTGGGCTGCGCAGCTggggcccctccccagaccaGGAGGACCCCAGGGAAGGGGAAACTCGCGAAGGAGCTTCAGACTGAAGGTCCCAAGTGACTCCTgcacccctccaccctcccccgccGACTTCTGTGCCCGGAGTGCCCATTACCTCGCGCCCCTGCCTTTACTCTGGCCCCCTCCAGACCCCTTTGCCTTTGACCAAAGCCCAAATGAACTTTGTAAAATGTAACTCACATTTTACTCCCTCTCTCAAACCTTCCCTGGCTTTCCATCATGCCCTCCTGACCTAAGAGAGACCACATAACTCACCAGTCAAAACTGGccacttttgaaaatgaaagtgtgCACCCATCCACCCGGCCGCAAGCATCGACAGGCGGGGTCCTTGGCAACAGGGCTTTGCGGTCATCCTAGTTCTAGAGGGTCCTCCAGGTCGGACCCTGCTGCCGCCAGTCTCTCTCGGGCTTCTGCTCTACACGTGCACAGCGTTCTTGTCATTCCTTGATTCAGAGGGGACCCTGGCGGCTGGGCAGAAAGTCCTGGGGTCGTCCACCTGAGTAAACTCCACTCACCTTGTACTCGGGCACAAACAGGTGCCTTAGGACTTGAGGGGGACCCAGAGGCCTGGGCTGAAAGCGGAGATAGCTACGCTTTCCCTGTGTCGGGGTGCCACTGACCTCGGTCATTTTGGTgtagctgtgggggggggggggaggggacagggccccAGTTCTGACTGAGCTTGAATTTGCTCCCGGCAGCATAGGCTCAGAGATGACGTTTAAGTGACAACGGGATACATCTTTCACACTGGTGTTTGTGGTCACAGAACATGCTTTTCTATTAACGGTGCACAGAGCACCCTTGACCTGTGATATTAATTATATATGGAACACAACAGACAACTCGCTTTCTAAATAGAGAAGGTTTATGAGACATTCTCTGACTGCAaagtaacaaaagtaaaaatgcatcTTTAAAAAGGATAACTGGAAATATTCACTGGAGGGAGGCAAGCTCAAGGCAGGCTTCAACAGCTTCCCACAGATAGCTTTTGAGGGAACGTAGGCAACTTGCTGCTGAAAAGTCACAAAACACACAGGGAAAAAAAC includes:
- the LOC113601475 gene encoding ras-related protein Rap-2c-like, which produces MAGLGPRPAKGYRVVLLGSVAVGKTALATQFACGSFPEQCEPSVEELFSKVIEVNAAPALLEIVDTVGAEHLVTLKDLYIKNSDGFVVLYSVCSEASFEAVRPLRERMGRLRGPKAVPLVLVGTKADLDAERQVLTARGRALAREWRCPFLEVTAKSKLMVDQVFTQVVREVEALAPPEERAPALPTHAQDTWPSERFIG